The stretch of DNA GGCGCATGAGCACAcgaacttcttctttctcttcatagGATATGCCTAAACCGAATAAACAAAAGCCAAGTGATTGATTCACCACCACATGATAGGGAAAATGTCAATATCACTTTTCAAGGTGCAAGATATGAACCAGAACAAGAAGTTCCATAAAGCAGGCTCTATAGATAAGGTCGAACTTGCATAAACATTTGCTCAGCTGAAATCAGTATATTCACGCCCAGAACAAGATGCCGCGAGgattaaatatttaaagtaaatcataaataaaaactaacatGATAGTATAAAATGTACCGCAGTAACGTGGATCAGCAAGGAGTGAAACAAACGATATGTAATCATCTAGAGGTCTTCTCCTGCCTTCTTGCTCTTCTATCAGAGAATAAGCAATCTATGAACCAGAAAATAGTATAAGAAAATCAGGACCAAGGTTACTTAGACAGGAAATAGTCTAAGGCAAGAGATTTTTTCGCGTCACACAGAAGAGCGTACCTGAGTGTCCACAACATTGTGCAACCTTATCCCAAACTGAAAGTATAAGGCCTATAGTACCGAAAAATAATTAAAGCGACGTTGTCATGAATTATAAATATGTCATGAACACAATACCaagtaaacaaaaatagttCAGACACCTCACTGTCACGTTTGCAATCATGAATAACTTTTGTGATGTAATTAGACTCGAGTGCAGGCTTACAGGCTTTCATAAGCACCTCGCCACCTTCGATGACATCAACCAAGTATATTGCATTAGAGAATGCAATCTGCCAAGACAAGAATCTTCAGTTAGAATTATAAACTACCAAAACATCATTGAACAAATAATCTAAAATTCTAGTTAAAAGGGGTCATACCTGCATGATACAAAGTTTTCCATGTCGACAGAGGTCAACACCCTCACAGTCAAAACCAANNNNNNNNNNNNNNNNNNNNNNNNNNNNNNNNNNNNNNNNNNNNNNNNNNNNNNNNNNNNNNNNNNNNNNNNNNNNNNNNNNNNNNNNNNNNNNNNNNNNNNNNNNNNNNNNNNNNNNNNNNNNNNNNNNNNNNNNNNNNNNNNNNNNNNNNNNNNNNNNNNNNNNNNNNNNNNNNNNNNNNNNNNNNNNNNNNNNNNNNNNNNNNNNNNNNNNNNNNNNNNNNNNNNNNNNNNNNNNNNNNNNNNNNNNNNNNNNNNNNNNNNNNNNNNNNNNNNNNNNNNNNNNNNNNNNNNNNNNNNNNNNNNNNNNNNNNNNNNNNNNNNNNNNNNNNNNNNNNNNNNNNNNNNNNNNNNNNNNNNNNNNNNNNNNNNNNNNNNNNNNNNNNNNNNNNNNNNNNNNNNNNNNNNNNNNNNNNNNNNNNNNNNNNNNNNNNNNNNNNNNNNNNNNNNNNNNNNNNNNNNNNNNNNNNNNNNNNNNNNNNNNNNNNNNNNNNNNNNNNNNNNNNNNNNNNNNNNNNNNNNNNNNNNNNNNNNNNNNNNNNNNNNNNNNNNNNNNNNNNNNNNNNNNNNNNNNNNNNNNNNNNNNNNNNNNNNNNNNNNNNNNNNNNNNNNNNNNNNNNNNNNNNNNNNNNNNNNNNNNNNNNNNNNNNNNNNNNNNNNNNNNNNNNNNNNNNNNNNNNNNNNNNNNNNNNNNNNNNNNNNNNNNNNNNNNNNNNNNNNNNNNNNNNNNNNNNNNNNNNNNNNNNNNNNNNNNNNNNNNNNNNNNNNNNNNNNNNNNNNNNNNNNNNNNNNNNNNNNNNNNNNNNNNNNNNNNNNNNNNNNNNNNNNNNNNNNN from Camelina sativa cultivar DH55 chromosome 9, Cs, whole genome shotgun sequence encodes:
- the LOC104714060 gene encoding piRNA biogenesis protein EXD1-like translates to MQIAFSNAIYLVDVIEGGEVLMKACKPALESNYITKVIHDCKRDSEALYFQFGIRLHNVVDTQIAYSLIEEQEGRRRPLDDYISFVSLLADPRYCAEQMFMQVRPYL